The following coding sequences lie in one Rutidosis leptorrhynchoides isolate AG116_Rl617_1_P2 chromosome 4, CSIRO_AGI_Rlap_v1, whole genome shotgun sequence genomic window:
- the LOC139843642 gene encoding myb-related protein 306-like, which yields MGRPPCCDKIGVKKGPWTPEEDIILVSYIQENGPGNWKSVPINTGLLRCSKSCRLRWTNYLRPGIKRGDFTDEEDTRIIQLQALLGNRWAAIASYLPQRTDNDIKNYWNTHLKKKLNKLNNTSDNATYNHGEASPYSEVNTKGQWERKLQTDMNMARKALSEALSPQTPYTTLTAPVYNQAKPLLSVPGTLSTNTYAFSAVNLEKMLPNWLNKNQQKSSQTSSGSVTTFNNHQFVSPPLSEGFKNCSNSEVSETTSLFRDDMKAEIMEPQMPSFSFFGDSFFDAATAAANGHDIGFMNMSFEESGNLF from the exons ATGGGAAGGCCACCATGTTGTGATAAAATTGGTGTGAAAAAAGGGCCATGGACACCTGAAGAAGATATTATTCTGGTTTCATATATTCAAGAAAATGGTCCTGGAAATTGGAAATCTGTTCCTATTAATACTG GTTTGTTGAGATGCAGTAAGAGTTGTAGACTCAGATGGACGAATTATCTTCGGCCTGGAATTAAGCGTGGCGATTTCACAGACGAAGAAGATACAAGGATCATCCAACTACAAGCACTTCTCGGAAATAG GTGGGCAGCAATAGCTTCGTACCTTCCACAAAGAACAGATAATGATATCAAGAATTACTGGAACACTCATCTTAAGAAGAAGCTCAATAAGTTAAATAATACTTCTGACAATGCAACTTATAATCATGGTGAAGCATCACCATACTCAGAAGTTAACACCAAAGGTCAATGGGAAAGAAAGCTTCAAACTGATATGAACATGGCTAGAAAAGCTCTATCAGAAGCTTTATCA CCGCAGACACCATATACAACCCTTACCGCACCCGTTTATAACCAAGCGAAACCTCTACTTTCAGTACCAGGAACTTTAAGCACCAACACTTATGCATTCAGtgctgttaaccttgaaaagatgctcccAAACTGGCTGAACAAGAACCAGCAAAAATCGTCACAAACGAGCTCTGGAAGTGTAACTACATTCAACAACCACCAGTTTGTAAGTCCTCCTTTAAGTGAAGGGTTCAAAAACTGCAGCAATTCGGAGGTTTCGGAGACAACAAGCTTGTTTCGTGATGACATGAAAGCCGAAATAATGGAACCTCAAATGCCATCATTTAGTTTCTTTGGAGATAGTTTTTTTGATGCTGCTACTGCTGCTGCAAATGGACATGATATTGGCTTTATGAATATGTCTTTTGAAGAAAGTGGTAACTTGTTTTGA